From the Clostridium sp. Marseille-P299 genome, one window contains:
- a CDS encoding LytTR family DNA-binding domain-containing protein codes for MKIIIEEPSSNEEDQIIIRCKELDERLLNLIYGLKMYDKKLIGILNGNTHFIDPSQIFYFEAVENKVFIYCKDAVFESKQKLYEIEKLYTNTNFFRASKSIILNISKIAHVSTAFNGRLETTLKNGEKVIISRQYVPELKKKLGL; via the coding sequence ATGAAAATTATAATAGAGGAACCATCCTCTAACGAGGAAGATCAAATCATTATTCGGTGTAAAGAATTAGATGAACGCTTGTTAAATCTTATCTATGGATTAAAGATGTATGACAAAAAGCTAATTGGTATCTTAAACGGAAATACACATTTTATTGATCCTAGTCAAATATTTTATTTTGAAGCTGTTGAAAATAAGGTTTTTATTTATTGTAAGGATGCGGTATTTGAATCAAAACAAAAGCTGTATGAAATTGAAAAATTGTATACGAATACTAATTTTTTTCGAGCTTCAAAATCTATAATCCTAAATATATCAAAAATTGCTCATGTTTCTACTGCGTTTAATGGTCGTTTGGAAACCACACTAAAAAACGGTGAAAAAGTTATTATTTCAAGACAATATGTCCCTGAGTTAAAGAAAAAATTAGGATTATAA
- a CDS encoding GH36-type glycosyl hydrolase domain-containing protein codes for MNYGYFDEANREYVITKPNTPAPWANYLGSPEYGAIISNNAGGYSFVKSGANGRISRYVFNGEDKPGRYIYLRDDETGDYWSNSWQPVSKDLSTYHSECRHGTAYTVIKSDYSNISTEALYYVPLNKTHEVWRVKVTNNDIKQRTISAFGFIEFTNESFYENDQVNLQYTLFITKTYFKRNKILQTINENSGKDAEGSNHQERFFGLVGQEIVSYNGDKTAFLGRYHGYHNPIAVEKGMCDNVLNYNSNACGALHTILELQPGETKEFVLVLGRKTNKEADLLLKQYEDTSIVENELEELKTYWHSKLSNFVVNTPDINFNNMVNTWNAYQCFITFIWSRAASFIYCGLRNGYGYRDTVQDIQGIIHLDPELAAEKIRFMLSAQVNNGGGLPLVKFTHNAGHEDTPDDMSYVQATGHPAYRADDALWLFPTILKYIGETGNKAFLDEVIPYANKEEGTVYDHLKRAIQFSMERSGNHGMPAGLHADWNDCLRLGKKGESTFVALQLYYAMSILRDFAVDKNDTAYIEFLNKAQKELGDKIQTLCWEDDRFIRGYKEDGQVIGSKHDLEASMWVNPQSWAVISGFASEEQAEKALESVHRELNTKYGVRIMAPSYRDHAFEGAMAILFNPSTKENGGIFSQPQGWIILAEALMGHGNRAYEYFTESSPATQNDNADVRVLEPYVHGQFTESVESPFEGRSHVHWLTGTASTVMVGCIEGILGMRPDPDGLLIAPAIPSEWPEVTITKQFRGKELNITIKNPDGLQSSYKECFLNGEKLDKNYVRADQLKDKNDILLVL; via the coding sequence ATGAATTATGGTTACTTTGATGAAGCAAACAGAGAATATGTAATTACAAAACCCAATACTCCAGCACCTTGGGCTAACTATTTAGGATCGCCAGAATATGGTGCTATCATATCAAACAATGCTGGAGGTTATAGTTTTGTTAAGAGCGGTGCAAATGGTAGAATCTCTCGATATGTTTTTAACGGAGAAGATAAGCCTGGTAGATACATTTATTTACGTGATGATGAAACGGGCGATTATTGGTCAAACTCTTGGCAACCAGTTAGTAAAGATCTTAGTACATATCATAGTGAATGTCGCCATGGTACAGCTTATACAGTGATCAAATCAGACTACAGCAACATTAGTACCGAAGCCCTTTATTATGTTCCCCTTAACAAAACTCATGAGGTATGGCGTGTCAAAGTAACAAATAACGATATCAAACAACGCACAATTTCTGCGTTTGGTTTTATCGAATTTACAAATGAAAGCTTTTATGAAAACGATCAAGTAAATTTACAATATACTTTATTTATTACAAAAACTTATTTTAAACGTAATAAAATCCTTCAAACCATTAATGAAAACAGCGGAAAAGATGCAGAAGGAAGCAACCATCAAGAACGATTTTTTGGTTTAGTAGGCCAAGAAATAGTATCTTATAATGGAGATAAGACTGCATTCCTCGGTCGCTATCATGGTTATCACAATCCAATCGCTGTTGAAAAAGGAATGTGTGACAATGTACTTAACTACAATTCAAATGCATGTGGAGCTTTACATACAATTCTAGAATTACAGCCGGGAGAAACCAAGGAATTTGTATTGGTTCTTGGTCGCAAAACAAATAAAGAAGCCGATCTTTTATTAAAACAGTACGAAGATACTTCTATTGTAGAAAATGAATTAGAAGAATTAAAGACGTATTGGCATTCAAAATTAAGTAATTTTGTTGTTAATACACCAGATATTAACTTCAATAATATGGTAAATACTTGGAATGCGTACCAATGCTTCATCACATTTATTTGGTCAAGAGCGGCTTCCTTTATTTATTGCGGATTGCGAAACGGTTATGGATACCGTGATACTGTTCAAGATATTCAAGGCATTATTCACCTTGATCCTGAATTGGCAGCGGAAAAGATACGTTTTATGTTATCGGCACAGGTGAATAATGGTGGTGGTTTGCCATTGGTTAAATTTACTCACAATGCAGGTCATGAGGATACCCCTGATGATATGTCTTATGTACAAGCAACTGGCCATCCTGCCTATCGTGCCGACGACGCTTTATGGCTGTTCCCTACTATTCTAAAATACATCGGCGAAACAGGAAATAAAGCATTTCTTGATGAAGTGATACCATACGCGAATAAAGAAGAAGGAACTGTATATGATCACTTAAAGAGAGCGATTCAATTCTCTATGGAACGCAGTGGTAACCATGGTATGCCTGCTGGCCTTCATGCGGACTGGAATGATTGTTTGCGACTTGGTAAAAAAGGAGAATCTACCTTTGTAGCCTTACAACTTTATTATGCTATGAGCATTTTACGTGATTTTGCAGTAGACAAAAATGATACAGCATATATTGAATTTTTAAATAAAGCCCAAAAAGAGTTGGGGGATAAAATTCAAACCCTTTGCTGGGAAGATGATCGCTTTATTCGTGGTTATAAAGAAGATGGCCAAGTGATTGGTTCAAAACATGATCTAGAAGCTAGCATGTGGGTAAATCCTCAGTCATGGGCTGTAATTAGTGGTTTTGCTAGTGAAGAACAAGCAGAAAAAGCGCTAGAATCCGTACATAGAGAATTAAATACCAAATACGGTGTTAGAATCATGGCTCCATCTTACCGTGACCATGCATTTGAAGGAGCTATGGCTATCCTATTTAACCCATCAACCAAAGAAAATGGTGGTATATTTTCACAACCACAGGGTTGGATTATTTTAGCGGAAGCCTTGATGGGTCACGGAAATCGTGCTTATGAGTATTTTACCGAAAGCTCACCAGCCACTCAAAATGATAATGCAGATGTACGTGTTTTAGAGCCTTATGTTCACGGACAATTTACAGAATCCGTAGAAAGTCCATTTGAAGGCCGATCACATGTTCATTGGCTTACTGGTACAGCTTCAACAGTTATGGTGGGTTGTATAGAAGGAATTCTTGGTATGCGCCCAGACCCAGATGGTTTGCTAATTGCTCCTGCTATACCAAGTGAATGGCCAGAAGTTACAATTACCAAACAATTCCGTGGAAAAGAATTAAACATAACAATCAAGAATCCAGACGGATTGCAAAGTTCCTATAAAGAATGTTTTCTCAACGGAGAAAAACTTGATAAGAACTATGTAAGAGCTGATCAATTAAAGGATAAAAACGATATTTTATTAGTTTTGTAA
- a CDS encoding DUF3021 family protein: MKEIIKLVTRTFFLVCTCILFAAAIYISIFYKDATLTVSILWQIIIISFIASILSIVFYSKTPFSKHGMLIRQCVHFILLLASQLICAWKFDWVHIDSIMEVTVFILMVVVVYIGVCVILYRYDIKTADQINQRIQELQKNDINELD; encoded by the coding sequence ATGAAAGAAATTATAAAATTAGTTACAAGAACATTTTTTTTAGTTTGCACTTGTATTTTATTTGCTGCTGCGATATACATATCAATCTTTTATAAAGATGCAACACTTACGGTATCAATATTATGGCAAATTATTATCATCTCTTTTATAGCTTCTATTTTAAGTATAGTATTTTATTCAAAAACACCATTTTCCAAGCATGGAATGCTAATACGTCAATGTGTTCATTTTATTTTACTATTAGCATCTCAATTAATTTGTGCATGGAAATTTGACTGGGTTCATATAGATAGCATAATGGAGGTCACCGTTTTTATTCTCATGGTCGTTGTTGTTTACATTGGCGTTTGTGTTATTCTTTATCGTTATGATATTAAAACAGCAGATCAAATTAATCAACGAATTCAAGAGCTACAAAAAAACGATATTAATGAACTAGATTAG
- a CDS encoding EamA family transporter: MWILFALGSAFFAALTSILAKLGMKGINSNLATAIRTIVVLVMAWGIVYITGAQHGISDIKARGWIFLILSGISTGLSWLFYFKALQIGDASKVVPIDKFSVVITMVLAFFILKEAFTVQTLVGGLFITIGTFILIL; encoded by the coding sequence ATGTGGATATTATTCGCATTGGGATCTGCATTTTTTGCGGCACTAACCTCGATTTTAGCAAAATTAGGTATGAAGGGGATTAATTCAAATTTAGCAACAGCAATTCGTACTATCGTTGTGCTAGTTATGGCTTGGGGCATTGTTTACATTACAGGTGCTCAACATGGTATCTCTGATATCAAAGCAAGGGGTTGGATTTTTCTAATCCTCTCTGGTATATCCACTGGTCTTTCGTGGTTATTCTACTTTAAAGCCTTACAAATTGGTGATGCCTCTAAAGTTGTACCAATTGACAAATTTAGTGTTGTTATTACTATGGTTTTAGCCTTTTTCATTCTAAAGGAAGCGTTTACAGTACAAACATTAGTTGGTGGACTTTTTATCACGATTGGTACTTTTATTTTAATATTATAA